CGTCTATGACGAAGAACGGGTGGCGCCTGTTCCAAAGCACCTGAAGTTCAAATACCTGCTGCGCAGCAAGGACCGCTCCCGCGGCCTGGTGCGCGTGGTGCCGGAGCTCAGGCAGTTGGTGACGTTTCAACGGCTTAATTTTATGGAAGAATTTTCCTTCCCTGACCCCATGGACATCATCTTCTGCCGCAATGTGATCATTTATTTCGACCGTCCCACCCAGGAAGTGTTGTTCCAGAAATTTTGTCGCTGCCTCCGGGGGGGCGGGTTCCTGTTCATCGGCCATTCCGAGAGCATCACCGGCATGGATCTGCCCCTGAATCAGGTGGCGCCCACGGTGTATTCGAGGCATGCCACCAGGCGCGCGGATGGATAGAAGGGTACAATGAAAAAGAAAATCAGAGTGTTGATTGTGGACGATTCGGCGCTGGTCCGCCAGACGCTCACCTCCATCCTGGAAAGCGATCCGGAAATAGAAGTGGTGGGCGCGGCGCAGGATCCCTTTGCCGCTGCGAAGAAGATGGAAGAGGTGGTGCCGGACGTCATTACCCTGGACGTGGAAATGCCGCGCATGGACGGCGTCACCTTCCTCAAAAAGCTGATGACCCAGCACCCGCTGCCGGTCATCATCTGTTCCACCCTGGCCGAGGCCGGCGCGGAAACCACCCTCAAGGCCCTGGAATACGGGGCCGTGGACATCATCACCAAGCCCAAGCTGGACACGCGCCGGTTCCTGGAGGAATCCAGGATTCGTCTGGTGGATGCGGTCAAGGCGGCCGCCGCGGCCAAGATCAAGCGCCTCGCCCCCAGTCTGGAGGTGGCCCCCAAACTCTCGGCGGATGCAGTCATCGCCAAGGCGCCGCCCTCCCGGGCCATGGCTGAGACCACGGAAAAATGCATCGCCGTGGGCGCGTCCACCGGCGGCACCGAGGCCCTCAAGGTCTATCTGGAGTCGCTGCCCGTGGATTGCCCGCCCGTGGCCATCGTGCAGCACATGCCGGAAAATTTCACGGCCGCCTTTGCCCGCCGGCTGGACAGCCTGTGCGCCATCACCGTCAAGGAGGCGGCAGACGGCGACACCATGCTGCGCGGCCAGGCCCTCATTGCGCCGGGCAACAAGCACATGCTGCTCAAGCGCAGCGGGGCGCGCTACCATGTGGAGGTGCGGGACGGCCCGCTGGTCAAGCGGCACCGGCCTTCCGTGGACGTGCTGTTCCGCTCCGCAGCGCGCTACGCCGGCAAGAACGCCCTGGGGGTGATCATGACCGGCATGGGCGACGACGGCGCACAAGGCATGCTGGAGATGTTCGAAGCCGGCGCCTGGACCATCGCCCAGGACGAGGCGTCCTGCGTGGTGTACGGCATGCCGCACGAAGCCGTGAAGCTCGGCGGGGTGTGCCAGATTTTGTCCCTGCAGCAGATTGCGCCACTCTCCCTCAAGAAATGCAAGGACGGCTGGGGGCGGTAGGGCATGGTACTTTTGAAAAGAACTGTCGGGGGAAAACCTTTCTGGAGAAAGGTTCTTCCCCCGAACNCGCGAGAGGGGAGAACCTTTTCCAAAAGGTTTCCCCTCTCGCAACATCCTTTTTCAAAAATTAAAATGCTCCAAGGCATTCAGTTCCGCGCCAGGGTCAGACCCAGGGCCACCAGGGCAAAGCCGAGGATGTTCTGCCCCAGCACGTTGAGCAGGGCGGTGGTGAGCCGCCCTTCGGCCATCAGGCCCACATTTTCGTAGGCGTAGGTGGAAAAGGTGGTCAGGGCCCCCAGAAATCCGGTGAATACCACGGTCTTGACGCCGGCGCTGGCGGCAAAACGGTCGTTCAGCAGGCCCCACAACAGGCCGAAGAGAAAGCAGCCCAGCAGATTGACGGCGGCGGTGGCCAGGGGCAGATTTGTCCCGGCCAGCCGCTGCACCAGCCGCGAAATCCCCAATCGGGAAAGCGCTCCCAGGGCCCCGGCCAGGCCGCACAACAGCAGCACCTGCATGGTTTCTCCCAAATTTGTTATGCTTTTCGACAAAAAACGCAATACTGGAGGCACTGGTGCCCACGGAAACGGAAACCAAGTTTGCCGGGGTGGATCATGACGCCTTGCGGCGCAGACTGCAAGCCCTGGGGGCGCGGCGGGTGTCTCTGGTGTTCGAAGACAACGCCGTCTGGGACACCATTGACAGAAAACTCAGGCAAAAAGGACAGTTATTGCGACTGCGCCAGGACGACGCCATCCGCCTGACCTTCAAGACCCCTGCCCCCGGCGGCACCGGGCAGCTCAAGGTGGTGGAGGAGCACGAAACCCAGGTGGAGGACGCCCAGGCCATGGGCCAAGTGCTGGCCGGGCTGGGATTGCTGGAGGTCTTCCGCTATCAGAAACTCAGGGAAACCTGGGTGTTGGATGAGGAGTCCGGCGGCGTGCTCTGTCTGCTGGATCGCCTGCCCTTTGGCGATTTTCTGGAGCTGGAAGGCCCGGCCGAGGCCTTGGCGCAGGCCTGCCGTGCCCTGGGACTGGACCCCCTGGCCGGCACCAGCAAGACATACCACG
This sequence is a window from Megalodesulfovibrio gigas DSM 1382 = ATCC 19364. Protein-coding genes within it:
- a CDS encoding protein-glutamate methylesterase/protein-glutamine glutaminase, which encodes MKKKIRVLIVDDSALVRQTLTSILESDPEIEVVGAAQDPFAAAKKMEEVVPDVITLDVEMPRMDGVTFLKKLMTQHPLPVIICSTLAEAGAETTLKALEYGAVDIITKPKLDTRRFLEESRIRLVDAVKAAAAAKIKRLAPSLEVAPKLSADAVIAKAPPSRAMAETTEKCIAVGASTGGTEALKVYLESLPVDCPPVAIVQHMPENFTAAFARRLDSLCAITVKEAADGDTMLRGQALIAPGNKHMLLKRSGARYHVEVRDGPLVKRHRPSVDVLFRSAARYAGKNALGVIMTGMGDDGAQGMLEMFEAGAWTIAQDEASCVVYGMPHEAVKLGGVCQILSLQQIAPLSLKKCKDGWGR
- the crcB gene encoding fluoride efflux transporter CrcB — translated: MQVLLLCGLAGALGALSRLGISRLVQRLAGTNLPLATAAVNLLGCFLFGLLWGLLNDRFAASAGVKTVVFTGFLGALTTFSTYAYENVGLMAEGRLTTALLNVLGQNILGFALVALGLTLARN
- a CDS encoding class IV adenylate cyclase; the protein is MPTETETKFAGVDHDALRRRLQALGARRVSLVFEDNAVWDTIDRKLRQKGQLLRLRQDDAIRLTFKTPAPGGTGQLKVVEEHETQVEDAQAMGQVLAGLGLLEVFRYQKLRETWVLDEESGGVLCLLDRLPFGDFLELEGPAEALAQACRALGLDPLAGTSKTYHALHQEHCARLGLPAEDSFVFSEAQARQLHALVRD